In Parabacteroides timonensis, the genomic stretch AGTACCCCTTGCGAGGTGATGAACGCCACGATACCGCCGTCGCGGACGGCATCCAGCCCTTTGAGGAAAAAGTAGTTGTGGATGGTTTTGGCCGCCGTGCGTCGTCCGGGCGCGTCGCTTGCGGAAAACGCCGGATCGAAGACCGCCACATCCCCGAACGGAATGTTGGAGGCCGCCACGTCGAAATAGTCGTTAAAGGGCTTCTCGATGCGCTCGAAGCCCTCCACCCGTATTTTCTTGTCGGGATAGAGGCACGCGAGAATCTTGCCCGTGAGCAGGTCTTTTTCAAAGGCCATCACGTCCGCAGCGGCATTTTTACGGGCAAATGCCTCGACGAACGCCCCATGTCCGGCGGAGGGTTCGAGCATCCGCAGCGGACGGACGTGGTAGTCGTGCAGCACGTCGGCCAAAGCCTCCGTAACCGCTGACGGGGTATAGAACGCCGTCAGCACGGAGCTTTTCAGGCTGTCGATATAACGCTTGTACTCGGTGTCGCTGTTGCTGTTCTCGCGGATCAGTCGGTGCAGCTCCGCCGTCATCGGGAACAGGTCGAGGTCGGATTTCGCCCACTGCACGGCATCGGTCAGGTCGGAGGCCGGGTTGAGAATACATTTCAACCCGCCGAAACCGCAATAGCGGGCAAGCCGCTCCCGCTCTTGGGGAGTGGCCGCCCGCTGTGCCTTGCCTAACTCAAACGCCGTGCGTATCGCCTCGATGTTGTCCCGCAGCTTGGCTTTACGGTTAAATGCCATCTTCTTCCAGCAGGATTTGGATAGCCCCCGTCAGCTCCGTATAGAGCTGCTCGTATTCGGGCGAGTAGGCGAAATCGTCCGAGAGCGGGTATTGGTAGAATATGCCCTCCAGCGAGGGCTGCAATTTCAGGGCGGCGGCAGGGGCTTCGCTCTGCGCCACCTCGTCGGCGAACTCGTTCCAGAGTACCTCGATGATGGTGTCGTACTTGGAAAAGTGAAGCCCCTCCAGCAACGCGGCCATCGCCAGTTCGTGCGCCCCTTCGGGCAGATACCCTTCGAGGCGGGATTGTTCGTACACGTCGGCGGCATGGTCGGCGCGGCTGTCGATAAAGGCCGCGTTCCCCGCCTTGTCGGGGTGGTTCTCTTTCAGGTAGGATAACAGGTAAAGCCCGTAGTAGGACAACTCCGTAGGCTTATCTTTCTTATTCATAAATTCT encodes the following:
- a CDS encoding DUF1896 family protein, with product MNKKDKPTELSYYGLYLLSYLKENHPDKAGNAAFIDSRADHAADVYEQSRLEGYLPEGAHELAMAALLEGLHFSKYDTIIEVLWNEFADEVAQSEAPAAALKLQPSLEGIFYQYPLSDDFAYSPEYEQLYTELTGAIQILLEEDGI